One Primulina tabacum isolate GXHZ01 chromosome 10, ASM2559414v2, whole genome shotgun sequence DNA segment encodes these proteins:
- the LOC142505869 gene encoding succinate dehydrogenase [ubiquinone] iron-sulfur subunit 2, mitochondrial-like: MILDALIKIKNEIDPTLTFRRSCREGICGSCAMNIDGRNGLACLTNISSGGPIMITPLPHMFVIKDLVVDMTNFYNQYKSIEPRLKRKNPPETPGKEILQSKADRKKLDGMYECILCACCSASCPSYWWNPESYLGPAALLHANRWIMDSRDEYTTERLDAVNDEFKLYRCHTILNCAKACPKGLNPGMQIQNINKLERLTP; this comes from the exons ATGATTCTTGAcgcattaattaaaataaagaacgAGATCGATCCAACTCTAACTTTCCGCCGCTCCTGCCGCGAGGGGATTTGTGGGTCGTGTGCGATGAACATCGACGGACGAAATGGCCTCGCCTGTTTGACCAACATCTCGTCCGGGGGGCCCATTATGATCACGCCGTTGCCTCATATGTTCGTGATTAAGGATCTGGTCGTGGATATGACGAATTTTTATAATCAGTATAAGTCGATTGAGCCAAGGCTCAAGCGCAAGAACCCACCGGAGACTCCGGGGAAGGAGATTCTGCAGAGCAAGGCTGACAGGAAGAAGCTTGATGGGATGTATGAGTGTATTCTGTGTGCGTGCTGTAGCGCATCCTGCCCCAGTTACTGGTGGAACCCGGAATCTTACTTGGGCCCTGCTGCTCTCCTGCACGCGAATAG ATGGATAATGGATAGTCGTGATGAATATACTACGGAGCGACTTGATGCTGTAAATGATGAGTTCAAGCTGTATCGATGCCATACCATTTTGAATTGTGCTAAAGCTTGCCCAAAAGGACTGAATCCAGGAATGCAAATCCAGAACATCAATAAACTTGAGCGTCTAACCCCATAA